The Spea bombifrons isolate aSpeBom1 chromosome 4, aSpeBom1.2.pri, whole genome shotgun sequence genome segment CCCTGTGGTCTCTTTTATGTCTGGCTAACGTTGAGCTATGATTAAAACACTTGCCGCACTCCAGACACAGATAAAACTTCTGCGGCTTTTCCCGAGCGGTGGCTTCGGCCTGCGCCGAGTGGTCCTTGACATTTTTCCTGCGGCCCGAGGACGCGCCGTCAGCTTTTTGAACGCGGCCGGACGTTCTCGTTTtgggtttcttcttcttcctactAGATACTCTCAATTTTCCTGGACTTTCCGCCTCATCCTCCGGGAGAGCGTCTCGGGTTCCTAACTCGTCCGATGATTCAGCCTCAGGAATAGCTTCTCGTCGAGAGTCAACCCAGTCTTCCTTGCTTTTATAAGATGAAGGCGTATCTTTATCTACCATGGTCTGGTCTGAACTCAATGAATATCTTGTTTAAACCatttatcaaaaaaagaaaatctttagGGAAGAAAAAGGCAACAATTAGCCATACAGATATTTTGGGCTAAATACCGGTTTACTGATATAAAATTGTTTACTAATTACACTTAGCAAATATAATCAACACTTAGCTGGCCGGAAAAtagattaaaggtgctgtcccacttagaCAGAACATTAATTACACTTAAtgacagatctgtcatttttgttCGGCTCTCTTAGGGTTTAACCCCTTGGTAGCCAATGACATATGTCATGAAAAGACCTCCCTGCAGGACCAACGACGTACcttatattttttcacatttataccAGCTGTGGATAAGTTATATACCTGTActgtgaataaatgttttttttaatccaattttttatttttttccataaaaaataatgtcttggaaataatacaatttcttaataaaatgttaaaaaatctcTACttgtcataaatatatatatatatatatatatatatatatatatatatatataatgagaagCCCTGGGGGATTAGAACACAGAAACATTTCAGAAGCCTTTCCAGTTTCACTGACAACCACCTATCAGTGCCTTGCtgctgtgtcacatgacaattaagtgttcccagcaaaaaataCTAACGCACATTTTTAGATGACTAAATTATTACTAGTTATGATTtagttatatttaatatttagttaCTAAAGCGTTAAAATCAACAGATCAGgcagaacagcacctttaataataAGATTTGATAACGCACTGggatttttctatttatttattaaactaaaaagcatttttatgtaagaaaaaaaattaagaaagcaAAGTAAGATCTAACCTTGATAAATTCAAGCTCAAGGTGGGAAATACATGCCAACTGccttaatttgttatttttattttgttttatataaaacaccCATCTATTTCGCACACCAGCTAATTGGTATTAATagttgtataaatataatatataattattaatttatgatTATGGGAATAGACAATTAAGAGAGTATTAATAACTACAAGCACATTTATGGGGTAACCAAGACCCCTGCATCCATTATGTGCGTTACAGAGCATACACAACGTCACACACAACCTGCATATAACACCCAAGTGATCCTACCTGCCAGACCTGAAGCCTTTGTGTCCGTCTCTGGGGCTCTGCGCTAATCAGGCCAATAGAATCCCCAGAGCGCACAGAGCATCATGGGACTTGTAGTCCTGTTTGATGGATGCGATTCCGTGTTGTCGCGTTTCAGCGGCGAGCTGAAGCATTCGGCCAATCAGCGCGCAGATCAAAAGCGAGGTCTGGAACGCTCCTGATTGTGTTAACTCTGAGGGTGGCTTTGGGTGTGCGTTACAGGCCTCGGTTTCTAATCCTTGAAGTGATGGGGTTTATGTATCGCCCGCTAGaagtttattataattatgttgCTAGGGGAGTTATACGTTTCTCTGCTGTAGCTTCCTGTTTAAATTTTACTTCACAGTTTGTCTCCTAAATTCCCCTTAAAGTTACTAATGCTTCTGACCAATAATTAATCCATTTTTTTATCCAGTAACCAGTTTTACAGTTGCTAAAATATGCAACTTAAAGAATTTGTTTAATTATAGTACAGAAAACCATATCTTTTTGTGCGATAGAAATGCATTGCATCATTATCCTCACCTGTGGTCTGGTGGGATatagcatgtatatgtatatatatatatatatatatatatatatatattgctaaagTAACGGTGTAaataaattttaattatttttttaaaccaaaatccGATAGACGTCAtcagtaaaagagtgtatttcTGTTAGGATAAAGAGACAGCATTATTACAAGCAGGTATTGAGATTGCAACTAGCGTGGAGTTTAACCCATGACtagacctgggaactctcagggtttgaccctaAATCTCAGGGTTTTTGTCCCAATCTAAGGGTGAAGGGGCTGATTCCTTAGCAGGGGCAGGCAATCTGTCCGTACGAAGACACCAGTGtccatggcaaggtttgtgatggtctatagaacatcattaacTTTTCCACCGCAgacccagtaaatgtccaccatgagcaatgttggtgcctgctcctgattctcagggtcacgcaCCCTGgggctgactccttcctattctaccccGCAGGGattatatataagactcccagttgctCCGTTTGCTACCAGTATTTTATGGCTCATATTCTTGTTTTAATGGAAGTGACTCGataaagtgtatctttaaatagtCAAGGCTCCTATGAGGACTGGTTTTAGAGCTATTTGGTTAATAAATTTGGTGAGTCACTACATAAAATTTAGAGCGTCTCAGTGTCTCAGTGTCTCAGTGTCAGCTTATTTAGAATGTTTAATGAaggtttttttctatattttttactaTAGCTGTAGGGCTAAAGGGTATTGAGGcagctttaatatatatatatatatatatatataatgtattaattttCACTGTTCCCAGTGCAATTTGGTTAGAGATCCCCTTGGCGATATCACTTATATCTCATGGTGACCTAAAATAGAcccctaaattttttttttcatgatggatagatatacacagacacacacacatttttattttggaagagGGGGAACAAATTGTATCTCCCTCTGATCTCCCATTACTGATAGCAATGTGTGTGGTCAGCCAGAAGGGGGAGCAATCATAGATCCCAGAAGTAATATGTGCAGACCCTTCCTGGGTCTCTCCTCCTGAGACCCTCGTGCAGTTATCAGCATTGACACGTACCAGAAGGGAATGACCAATCACATTATTTGGGAGTTCAAATAGTAACAGTCTATTCACACCTTTTATACCGTTACACCAGATCAAGATACTTCACCGCTGGTACTTAACTCCTAATAGATTGGCAAAATTTCAGCCTATGACATCTGACTGTTGGAGGGGGTCTGGAGGTGAGGGTACACTATTAcatatttagtggaaaagtACCAAATTTAATGATGTCTGAAAGTATGTTATAGACAGAGTATCGTAAATCACGCAGCTCCCTTTGGAGTTTGATCCTGCCATATCATTGTTGGTTAACTTTCCTGAGGATATTCCAGGCAGTTCCACATTCACATAGGTAATAGCGCTTATCAGACAGATCTGGGGCAGGGGACAAAATATGGTCATGATGAATAGCAGCTCAGATTGGAACAAAATGGGAAGCACATTGTGTACTGGTCATGGCAATTCCTGATcgggttaattatttttttctctgcaatCTGTGTCAATGTATTACCTTAATGGGATACTATGTATCAATGATCAATGTTAAGGAATTaattaaataactataaaatgttCTTATTTTACACGTCGGATGTTGtcattgttgtttttgtttttttacccttttttatggaaaattaataaaaactaaaatataaaaataaaggaacATTCCAGCCTTGATATACgcattgcaaatgcatggaggaatTCTGGAGGATGACCCATTCgtatttgcctctttccccgTGCCCCCTCCCCAAGTCCTAGGCTTGTAGGAGATGTGTTTAGCCCAGTGTTAAAGAATAACAGCCTGGTCTCCAGGCTGCAATTATAGCACCATAAAATTTTGGTGCTATAATTGACTTGAcaccattttataaataatgttttttttgtaatcattttctttttatttatattttgtttgttccaTCAAGGAGCCCTTGCtcctttcttatttttatcTTCAGTATAATAGTGTTTATTGTTATAATTGAATAACAATTGCGTTACCGGTATTTAAGCAATGcgttgattttttattttataattttaggtTTAAAAGGTAAAGCAACAATACATGTTCTCAAACTCTCTTGATGAGTTAAACAGtgctatatttttgttattaatgtgataattctacattttatttggaATATGTCTCTACCTGAGAACAGCCACAATGTTCAGAATACATTGCCTTATTGTTTCCTTAGTGACCTCTGTTGGtgacgacaaaaaaaaaaaaaaaaaaaagcaagccaccccagatgggactcgaacccacaatccctggcttaggaggccagtgccttatccattaggccactggggcttGGCGGGCATTCTATTAGAGTGTCTTCAATCCTGTAGAACTTTATTCACactgtactattttttttaacatgtttttattatgtcaACTCACAATATTACAAAatcttgccatttttttttcaagggaaAAATATAGCATATTTGGAATAAGAATACATCCCTTTGCAATTTTTTCTAATTAGCAAACAGCCTGCCTAATTTACATTAGAaacgtgtattttttctttttaaatatgtcTTATAACAGATTGAAGAATATTAAAGCCTGCCcactaaaaatatgtaaattaatataaCATTACTGGTCATTTAGATTTCTTTTAAGAATTGATTTTGACTCTATAAAGGGAGGATGATACTCCTTAAAAGCGCATCCTTAAAGTAgaatgttggtccaataaaaaggtattattttgaatggaatgtatttatatatataaataaatatatatataaaaatatatatatcatatatatatatatataaatatatatataattatatataatatatatataaatatataatatatataaatatataatatatataacaatatatatatataatatatttataaaatatatataatatatatatatatatatatacaaaaaatataatatatatataatatatttataaaatatatatataatatatatatacaaaaaaatataatatatatcatatatatatatatataaatatatcctgatgtcctgatgaaagtctaataaacagactgaaacgttgattagaaaactgcagtttctggagtgattatttaaagaagtccctggagtgccggtaactattttttggatgttataagatttgctgttgcagctacttggcaccgggctaaaaaagtggtgattggtgtgcaattgttgattttggactttatatataaatatatatataattaaatataatatatataaatatataatatatataacaatatatatatatatataatatatttataaaatatatataatatatatatacaaaaaaaatataatatatataatatataaatatataataaatatatataatatataaatatataataaatatatataagcgctgcgtaaattgctggcgctatttaaataaaagataataataataatatatatatatgtttttaaatagtaactagataaattaatttatttatgctgAAAGCTGTAAAGATGATGTTCCCTATTAAGTTTGCTATTCTTCAGAACACAGACACAAAGTAAAACAATAGGTCAGCCATCTGTGGGGCGTATGTTTTCCTATGTGATTCTTGCCTCCCACCCTTTCGGTTGACTGTCACCAGTTCGACAGCCAGGCATCCGTCTCTGTCCTGACACTTGTTTTTATACAGTCTAACTAACTTGTGTATTGGAGTTCAGAGAGTTACAAGTGTAAGTGTAATACACATCTTACTGTTTTCACATTTTGGTCTATCTGTTAAGATACTTATGTTGGATTCttgtatatgaaaaaaaatcctaaggGAAAGAGGAAGAATATTTTTAAAGGAGGgcacatgttaaaaaaatgtcaatttttaaaacactcgATCCTTAAGTGTCTTTATGATAGAAAAACATCTTCTCTTAAATTAGAACATTGGGTTGCTTTCAAGGAGCCATCTATCTCCACCACAACAGAGataaagttggggggggcaagacattttatctcttgctatATGGGTAAGTATTGTGGATAAAATGAATTCTGGTGATGGGCCAGTTTACTCTGAGCCTTACACAATGCATGGAGTATTCCAAAATAGAAACATCAGACAAAGATGCTTCTGATGAAATCTGGAGGGAGGGAAATAGAGAGGGAGgtgcaacagaaaaaaagggacaaaGAATGATAAGTGTAGGTAGGAGAAGGTGGGTATCATGTAGAATGGTAATATCCATGGAGGAACAGATGGATACCAGTTAAATACATTTGAAGGTTTGTTTGAAGAGCTGAGTGTTGTGTTCCTCCATAAAGCTGGAGGTTACGCGGGGGCGGGTTCTATCGATATGGAGCATTATTAATGATGACTTGTAAGcctgaaaaggaagaggtgacaATGTATGGGGAAAGCTGTGGGCCATAAATTGGGCTTGGACAATCATAAACAGAACACATTTCTAGATTATTAGATTTAGCAATCTAACCGTATACCGATAAATCTTTCATGTGAAGGATTGCTTCTGAAGATGGAATAAAAGAGGGAGAAAGATAAAATTATACTCTGAATAGAAGAGATTAGAACAAACctaacaataatgaacaaacataaagaaacaaatgttATACAGAACGGTGACAGCTTTAGTGAGGCTAGGCTCAAACGACTGGCTACAGTAAAATAATCCAAGCAACCCTGCGTGGCTAATTGCACCCACTAATAACAGGGTGCAAATAGATGTGCAATCCATCTCCACTAGAGGGCGCACATGCAGCCCAGTTATCTGTGACCCCTTTAACCACGTAGTCAGCTGTCCCTATGTAACGTATTCCACGCCTCTCTGCCCTGCAAAAGGTGATTGATTAGCAGAAAGAAAGTTGAAGACAgagaacattttgtttaaaggcCCATATGTCCTCATAGCAAAGGCTGTAAATATCTGCGTAAAAAGCGTGAGCCTATAAAAAGAGTCACTTTACCTGTGATGTACCATATCAACCTCCTTCCTTATTACCTCTGTTAATACCTCATGCCTATGGTCcacccagaaataattcttaaatTATGCTAATCAAGCCAGATGTGGCCCCTTTCATATTATTCTATAGGACTGCTTAATTCCGCCTTGTAGGTATAGCAGAaatctagaattttttttttttttttttcctgcatctATTATGGGTGTCATTAAAAAGTACACGTTTATTTGATGATCGGAAAAATCAaaccagaaataaaaacaaatgagttaaatcagtgacacacaatacagtataattaattatttaattggagtaatataacattttaggtAAGTGGAAAATAATGTAGTATTGCTAATtccatttaaaattaatatgaCGTTTATAACATAGTCTTATGATTTAATTCATTGGAATAAATCTACCGTCGTTCTTTTTCTATAACTGGAATTTGATTACATGGTTTAACTATATTGTTATTtcttttcaaaaaaatgtaatctgacGTAGAATTATTACTTCCAATTTATTACCACATAttcatattgtattattattattattattagatttaaATAACACTATACTATTCTGCAGcaggacataaaaagtagtGCTGGATATAACAATTTGAAAAAGACACAGGAGGTGATGAGAGCCTTGTTcatgagagcttacaatctagggggAGGTGGCAACATCAGGATTATGAaggataaattaataaatatatgaagaTGTTTAGAAGTGGGAATCTGTCTGTGGTTACTATTTTAATTTCCAAAATGCGACtcattaatttatttgtatattgtatatacttgtatcgttttatattgtttttactgtgCCCTAGGTGCTGATTTTGTGCAACATAATGTTTCAGATTGGGTTCAATACAATCCTAAGGATATTAGGGCAATATTCTTTATaaatcgatatatatatatatatacatatatatatatatatatatatatatatatatatatatattggacccTTGCATATTTTTGGATTTCATCAAATGAATGTTTCTGATtgctatttatgtatttttatatataaaaataaactttaaaaaaaatatatatatatacaattagtGGATCTTGTATACAACAGCttaatcagtaaaaaaaaggaacatttacaTATGGTACaatagaagaatacatatttacctaacaaattacacatttttaagaaaatattttttgttttatttgattatgatgattattattattattaatattacttttatcAGCTGAAGATACAGAAGCTAACTGGTTCTTGAATCTGGCCATAATGCCGCGCTAAAGAATGTCCAACACTTGGGTCATTAGTGTAACAGCAGGAAGCCATTAACTGTACTTCGGTCCTAAACACGTTGGCTTTTGATGGCGAGGTCGTTTAGATCAAACAGCTCCTAAGTGTGAAGAGACACATGCGAACTCAGGCTCTGCCACTATATAAGGTCAGGGCTTCTCCGGTTTGCTCAGACTTGGAAGAGCTTCCAAGCAAGCAGCATCTTCCGTAGGACACCGAGGCTGAAGGAGAGAGACCTGTACCAAGATGGTTGTGCTAAGTGCCGCCCTGTGTTTCACTCTCACGTACCTCGTCCAGGGATTACCCTCTTTTCTAGAGAGAGGGGAGAACATGGTCAATTTTCCCGATCTTGGTCTGGGATCAAAGTTATTTTCCACCTTTCCTGGAAAAAGGAATCCCCAGGATATAAAGTTCCCGTTCTACATGATGCAACTCTACCAAACTCTTAGCAATGGCGGCCATCCAGACTTCTCCACACATGAACCGCCTGCCCTTCCAGACTACGATACTGTTCTCAACCTGTTTGCAAAAGGTGAGTAGACAAAACATAATCACTTTTATGAATTTCTTAAACCACATTTGCCCTTTCATCTAGAGACCTAGAATCCGGAAATGTGTCATATTTGTGGCACAATTAAGTCATTTGCAAGgtttaatgaaattatatttttttcactgccAGTTCAACTAAAATCAGGATCATTGTTTAATAAAGACTGAAAATTACCGTGTAAAATTATGCTTCTAAAGTATAATTATTGAAattgtaaaagaatgaaatctaaaagaacaaagaaacaataaataaaaacgctATTCAGTTTTACAATGTCAGGCTTAGAACGAAAAAGAACAAGTTTGGTAAAGACAATATCTTTATCCGCTAACCAAagtctaatagattgtaagctttcaaGGCTATCTAGCTCCCTTCTTCAGGTATATGAGACTTGTTGGAAGTGTAGTTATAGCACAGTCGTCTTGTTTAGTTAACCATTGTTTGTTTTACCATGTAAGGCTGCTGGCTCTGTGGTTTTTCTCTGTGACAGTGACAGGCCCCTGCTATTCAGACAGTCCCCTGCCGAGAGAAGGTGTAAAAACGCTCATTACCCCATTAGATTTTGTGTATTGGGCTTCAGAGATGCAATGTTTTCACACTTGGAGAATGAGGTCTCGTTTAGTCTATAATCACATGAATGGCAGAGAACAGGCTTCTGACTTGGAGAGCATCTACCATCTTATTCTGTTAATAATTGTGTTTCTTCCCTGTgacttatattatttattgtttttccttCTTTAGATTGCTCCGTAAAGGATAATCATTGGGTTTTGTCCTTTGACATGTCCTCCATATCCAACACCAATGACTTGAAGTTGGCCCAGTTAAGAATTCAACTTCCATCTGGTCATACATCCCACAATGTGACGGTGAAAATCTACCACAGCAAGGAAGGTCAGGAGAAGATGTATTTAGGGACTTTTACCACCGATCTTTCTGCTTCCCAAAGCTCTTCCTGGAAAATTGTTAATCTTACCGATATAATTCAGCGCTACCTCAACCAACTAGACAGGCAGTTTTACAGAGACTATGCTGAGGCTAAAATGAAAGATGGAAGGGCTATGGACACCAGCAGTAGAGAAAACGTAGACAATGCACACCTGCCCTACATCTCGACAGAGAGAGTTATGTTGGTGGTGTTTGCCAAGGAAAAGCCTACAAATAACCGTTCTGGGTTTTCCAGCCTCATCAAAACAGTCGAGTCATCTAAGTATGTTGCTCTTGAGAAACTCACTAAATTACCTGGTATAAAGAGACACAGGAGAAACAGAATTGAGAATCATCCCCTTTTCGCAAACAACGTGCCTCCTAAACCGATGGAGGTCGGGAAACCTCTGTGTCGGAGGGTGGACATGATGGTAGACTTTAAGAGTATCGGATGGGACAGCTGGATCGTCCATCCCCGGAAATATAATGCATACAGGTGTGAAGGTGCCTGCCCTATCCCACTGAACGAAACCTTCAAGCCAACGAATCACGCCTATATGAAGGTAAGGAttgaatatttttctattatgaaaatatttgtaatgaaGTTCAACTGTGATAAGAAGCTCGTATTActaaaacaataatacatagcaaatgcTGAATAACTTAATGTTAAAGCATTTGGTTGACATGAAACACTTCTGCCTCCTGCcaagtgggggggaaaaaaaaatacgaagGTGTCACCTTGTAGATTTCAGAGCTCTAAATGATTGAAGTATCTCTGTCTTTAAATGCACAGATCCTCTGTTGTGTTCGATGATTTGTTGTTGAGAGACTTTTTCCTTGATTTTGCAGAGCGTGGTTAAGCTGCATCACCCTGAACGAGTGGAATGTCCAGCCTGCATCCCAGTCAAGATGAGTCCATTGTCCATGCTGTATTATGAAGGCAGTGACGTCGTTCTGAGGCATCATGAAGACATGGTTGTTGAGGAATGTGGATGCAGCTGATTTTCTTTCTtcgttctttctttttttccaattaaatCTCCTAAATCAGAGGGACCACATGGCTCTAAAGGATGTTATAAATGCATCCTGTAGCCAAAGACTTAAAGTGGCTGATGGACCTATAGATAGGCTACCTCTCTTGTATCCATGGGTTCTGATAGGGGACAGCATTTGGAGTAAAAGAAGTGCCCTGCCTCTgttttgtatataatgtatatatggaaaatattgtatttatgacaggttggaaaaaattaatatattatatatttgcaaaTGGAATTATGTGGACTTTTATAGATGGATTGTTTGtgagtttttaataattattatttttgttcctcTTTTCACATAAAGTGTAATAAACACAATGCACCAGACTCCTGTTTCTCTACCCCTTTCTCAATGCGCCTGCGCGTAACACTTCGTTTGCAGAGTATTTATGCTCTTGATTTATTCTGGATTGTAGCTTGGCTCAGCAGGGGTGTTCCTtacattaaagaataaaaatgggCATTGCTGTAGGGGTTCCAGTGGCAGTTGGACGCTTATGTGACGTCATCTGATTTCTGGGAAAATATTGGCCAATcagagaattgacagactaagacaaaccgatacattagattAAGCGGACCCTGCCCGCAAGCGTACACTCTAGAGGGAAAGAGCTGAGGAGAAACATAAagtatggagaaaaaaaggggagctatataataattaacatataATCTCTatacatctgccactccagcaaCTAATATAGAAAGACTAAGAAACATAGCTTAAGTGATCTTTTGTAAGGCGCCAAGGGGAGAGGCTCTGGTTCGAAACAGTGACCAATCCACCTCAAGCACGGTCACCACATGGACCGAGGCAATCTAAAAAGATGGTCCTGTTAATCTGATGATGTCATTGTCAGGCTTACAAATGAGAATTCCTGGTACTGGTTCTTCCAGAGGAACATACGCATGGTAATGGTGGCGTTCTAGGTTTTTGGGGACCCTAAGCAAAATGACCTGTCAAGGTCAATAATTTAAGTGATGTGATATTTATCAtcaacattaaaatgcattatagaGATCTAACTCAACAAGGAGTTTGCGTCACACTTGTATAACTCTCATCCTTCCTCTGGGCCTTCAGACCAAACAAGGTCCTAAGCAGTGGTTCTAGTTAGTGTCCTTATACAAAACATGACATGTCAGGACATCaacatatttagaataaatCTCCAATGTGATTAAATCTTGGTATGTTATGAAGAAGTCATCTCCAGGCTATATGACCCTGAGAAGTTGTCCATTCACTCTGAGAGCTTGACACTGGGCTTAAAAACTACTTATAATAAAACTGCACTTATCATATGATACTTTTTGATGCTGTAAACTAAAAAACACAAAGTGaatgtaaatgaataaaaatatatgtacggacatatatacaaatattcaaCGTTTATGTATATCATCACTATACAGGGCTTTAGAATCTCTTGGCACTGGACAGttaaattatgttattatttaatggTTTCAAGAAGGTAGTTACTAATGTGAGTAGGATGTAGCAGAAGCTGACATCTATAGTAATTCTGGGAACTAATAGTTGTCAGAGCCAATATAGTACAGAATGAGTATTTTTGCAATAGGAAGTGTTTTATTGTGTTGAGTATTATGTCAGGCAGATGACAGCAGACGGGATCAGGTAGCGTGATGTGGATTGACTTCTTCATGAACTGGTCGGTGGGCTGGGTGGAATCAGGCCTTCTCCTCTGGTAGTCTAAACTTGTACGTCTGAATAGGCACAATCAACAAACCCTGGGGGTCAAACCGTGCTTGTCTGACAGCCCAATCCACAAGCCCAAGAGGTCAAAACAAGCACTTTTCCCAATCCACATGAGTCAGTTCATGAGGTTGTCTTTCGGTGATTGTCACTCCCTGATTGTTTTACGATCCTCCTAGTACATTCCAAgccctgttaaaaaaaaaaaaaagaaaataacatacctcccaagtgtccctctttagaaaAGACAGTCCCACTTTTGGATACTAATCTCACTGCCCCATTTTCCTACGCTGATTTCACTTAAATGTAGGGGCTGAGAATTCTTGGTGGACCTGAGAGTAtcgcagtgttctacagccctaaaactcAGTTATGTGCTTAAACAGCAGAAAGTGTGTGTGAATTGTGTAAGAAAAAGACGTTATTCTTAGAAATACCTTACAAACAGAGATTAATAGTCACAACGGCACGTAAAAGGTAGTAATAAATCCATGCCCCCTAGCGTAGGGTCTTACACCACCCCCTAAAACAATGGTATCCCTCCCTTTGGCCATTTCAAATTTGgaggtcatttttattttaactattgcgtttattaaaaaaatggaaagctaCCTAAGTcattatatttagatttttttttttatgcaaaacaataaatattacagtaaatgccatttttattgttatttacttGTCAGGTCTTTCAAGAGAATATCAGCCTCcctttacgttttttttttttagcaaatatttCACCAGGAAGAATACACTGAGATTCACAGATTCAACTCTTAATGTAGTTCCCgcaatttaagtttaaaaaaccataactcccaagtgtcctgtttAATGGCACCTGAATTCCtctgttcctctttcctccatTGATTTGTCACCTCCCTGTGACgatcaggggagatcagaggatctccctaaGTGCCCCACACTCCcaatagcatatatatatatatatatatatatagtgccagtgtatgacatcataatggtgTTCTAGCCACTGCTCCAACATATACAGAAAATGATAGG includes the following:
- the LOC128492132 gene encoding nodal homolog, with the protein product MVVLSAALCFTLTYLVQGLPSFLERGENMVNFPDLGLGSKLFSTFPGKRNPQDIKFPFYMMQLYQTLSNGGHPDFSTHEPPALPDYDTVLNLFAKDCSVKDNHWVLSFDMSSISNTNDLKLAQLRIQLPSGHTSHNVTVKIYHSKEGQEKMYLGTFTTDLSASQSSSWKIVNLTDIIQRYLNQLDRQFYRDYAEAKMKDGRAMDTSSRENVDNAHLPYISTERVMLVVFAKEKPTNNRSGFSSLIKTVESSKYVALEKLTKLPGIKRHRRNRIENHPLFANNVPPKPMEVGKPLCRRVDMMVDFKSIGWDSWIVHPRKYNAYRCEGACPIPLNETFKPTNHAYMKSVVKLHHPERVECPACIPVKMSPLSMLYYEGSDVVLRHHEDMVVEECGCS